One window of the Hoplias malabaricus isolate fHopMal1 chromosome Y, fHopMal1.hap1, whole genome shotgun sequence genome contains the following:
- the LOC136678458 gene encoding proline-rich protein 5-like — protein sequence MSSSGHRRVHSLSSMPLPLLPQLKTGSSTLQGSTVSDMNSVYSAVIKVFQGEGLQMNELYSLNESIRWLLKTEMGPFIKEYFQNQLLNKGLRFILEEVQLYEGESQLYVLAEVWLRYFSEILPTLQAIFYPLQGQELTVRQMALLAFRDLVLMRLPLEDLLPANLSLIPTCITQMLLILQGVHDPRGLSVEYSRLEKMLDMVVSPYLWNCKHKSHEDDTGEHIHLIQPEIRITQHISEVSHLSPLMEQEGEVYLDRGASLRCHTVVNGLSNTSNVPLLSVTARMQSGFAESCGTIDEIRGEHNRNIFLKAATHFESQSF from the exons ATGAGCAGTTCTGGTCATCGGAGGGTCCACAGTCTGAGCTCCATGCCTCTGCCTCTGCTCCCTCAGCTGAAGACCGGCTCCAGCACACTGCAGGGCTCTACCGTCAGCGACATGAACAG CGTCTACTCAGCAGTTATCAAGGTGTTCCAAGGAGAGGGGCTGCAGATGAATGAACTCTATTCTTTAAATGAAAGCATCAG ATGGCTTCTCAAAACAGAAATGGGCCCTTTCATCAAAGAATATTTCCAG AACCAGCTTCTGAATAAAGGTCTTAGGTTTATTTTGGAGGAGGTGCAGCTGTATGAAG GAGAAAGTCAGCTCTATGTCTTGGCTGAGGTTTGGCTGCGATATTTCTCTGAGATTTTACCTACATTGCAGGCTATTTTTTACCCATTGCAG GGTCAGGAGCTGACAGTGAGACAGATGGCCCTCTTGGCCTTTCGGGATTTGGTTCTGATGAGGCTTCCACTAGAGGATCTGCTGCCAGCCAACTTGTCATTAATTCCAACATGCATCACACAAATGCTGTTGATCCTGCAA GGAGTCCATGACCCTAGAGGCCTATCAGTGGAATATAGTCGACTTGAGAAGATGTTGGACATGGTGGTTTCTCCCTACCTATGGAACTGTAAACATAAAA GCCATGAAGACGATACTGGAGAACACATTCACCTCATCCAACCAGAGATAAGAATTACACAGCACATTTCAGAGGTCTCTCATTTGTCACCTTTAATGGAGCAGGAAGGAGAGGTGTATCTGGATCGAGGGGCCAGCCTACGATGCCACACTGTGGTCAATGGCCTTTCAAACACGTCCAACGTGCCACTTCTCTCTGTTACTGCTAGGATGCAGTCTGGGTTTGCAGAAAGCTGTGGGACCATTGATGAAATCAGGGGGGAACACAACAGGAACATCTTTCTTAAAGCAGCCACACATTTTGAGAGCCAAAGCTTTTGA
- the LOC136678304 gene encoding TNF receptor-associated factor 6-like produces MACSDTQKSSFDDSYYDPPCETSCAALIDKERESYLSPTENPSTLSVSSCLQPDQQGYDVDFDPPLESKYECPICLMGLRSAVQTPCGHRFCNSCIKKSIRDTGQKCPVDNEVLTEDQLFPDNFAKREILSLTVRCRNVGCNEKMELRHLENHMPHCKFATVPCPQCQESVWKSELEEHINQECLQRLVTCSDCAASIVYAEKQFHEQMCPFANIVCEYCNMELIRDQLASHCDTDCLKAPVACTFSLFGCREKMMRNDLALHMQEFTQMHMRNIAEFLRNQTINGFMHSSSASASPVREEHGASARPAEQCQCSQELLQLRETVRELESRLVLQDHQLRELSIRNETQTTQMTDLRKKLVSLEESTRELEAQQYQGVYVWRLEGFSAHLRNQEAGQPVVLHSPPFYTGRPGYKLCLRLHLQTPSAPRCSNYISLFVHTMQGEFDSQLSWPLQGTIRLAVLDQTDGQHHVEVMETKPELQAFQRPTVQRNPKGFGYVTFMPLQSLRQRGFVRDDLLLVRCEVTPRFDLSLRREGVQPRGPEPSL; encoded by the exons ATGGCGTGTAGTGACACACAAAAGTCAAGTTTTGATGATTCATATTATGATCCCCCGTGTGAGACCAGCTGTGCGGCTCTGATAGATAAAGAGAGGGAGTCTTACCTGAGCCCCACTGAGAACCCCTCCACCCTCAGTGTATCGTCATGCCTCCAGCCAGACCAGCAGGGCTATGATGTTGATTTTGATCCCCCACTGGAGAGCAAATATGAATGTCCCATCTGCTTGATGGGCCTGAGGTCAGCTGTGCAGACACCTTGTGGCCATCGATTCTGCAATAGCTGTATTAAGAAGTCCATCAG GGACACGGGACAGAAATGTCCAGTTGACAATGAGGTGTTGACAGAGGATCAGCTTTTTCCAGATAATTTTGCCAAGCGAGAaatcctctctctcactgtccgcTGCCGTAATGTTGGCTGTAATGAGAAAATGGAACTCAGGCATTTGGAG AACCACATGCCCCACTGCAAGTTTGCGACAGTGCCTTGCCCTCAGTGCCAGGAATCTGTATGGAAGAGTGAGCTGGAAGAGCACATTAACCAGGAGTGTTTACAGCGTCTGGTCACTTGCAGTGACTGTGCAGCCAGCATTGTCTATGCTGAAAAACAG TTTCATGAGCAGATGTGTCCCTTTGCGAACATTGTGTGTGAATACTGTAACATGGAGCTCATTCGGGATCAG TTGGCATCCCACTGTGACACGGATTGTCTGAAAGCACCTGTCGCCTGCACTTTCAGCTTGTTTGGTTGCAGAGAGAAG ATGATGAGGAATGACCTGGCCCTTCACATGCAGGAATTTACACAGATGCACATGCGCAACATAGCAGAGTTTCTTCGTAACCAGACCATCAATGGCTTCATGCATTCATCTTCTGCATCAGCATCTCCTGTCAGAGAGGAACATGGTGCATCGGCTAGGCCAGCTGAGCAATGTCAGTGCAGCCAGGAGCTGCTTCAGCTGCGTGAGACCGTGCGGGAGCTAGAAAGTCGGCTGGTTCTTCAGGACCACCAGCTTCGGGAGCTGAGCATCAGAAATGAAACTCAGACCACTCAGATGACAGATTTGCGCAAGAAACTGGTTTCTCTGGAGGAATCCACACGTGAACTCGAGGCCCAGCAGTACCAGGGTGTTTATGTGTGGCGACTGGAGGGATTCTCAGCCCACCTTCGCAACCAAGAAGCAGGCCAACCTGTGGTTCTCCACAGCCCACCCTTCTACACTGGCCGGCCGGGCTATAAACTTTGCCTGCGACTGCACCTTCAGACCCCCAGTGCTCCACGCTGCTCCAACTACATCTCTCTGTTTGTACACACCATGCAGGGGGAGTTTGACAGCCAACTCTCCTGGCCACTGCAAGGCACCATCCGACTTGCCGTTTTGGACCAGACTGATGGGCAGCACCACGTGGAGGTGATGGAGACCAAGCCGGAACTTCAGGCCTTTCAGAGGCCCACAGTCCAGCGCAACCCCAAAGGCTTTGGCTATGTGACATTCATGCCTCTGCAATCTTTGCGACAAAGAGGCTTTGTGAGAGACGATTTGCTGCTGGTACGCTGCGAGGTCACTCCACGTTTTGACCTTAGTctgaggagagagggagtgcAGCCCAGAGGCCCAGAACCATCACTTTGA